A portion of the Tachypleus tridentatus isolate NWPU-2018 unplaced genomic scaffold, ASM421037v1 Hic_cluster_1, whole genome shotgun sequence genome contains these proteins:
- the LOC143242013 gene encoding uncharacterized protein LOC143242013, with amino-acid sequence MTRKRVTRSTSEALSSSEQLNLLQDATDCCSFSEPESDNMPISDSSDNNSCPTKAATSHNHRGIPATTRIPEIANELRKLFPHVILKELRRLPRGGVIIKCADPHSYGTILKPWPNNAFNGANISTRIPGNRLPGKEVVIRSVPFDITLDEVKEELETQGIEVNKLIRIKSPKTGLPTPLIKISIPNEKTAEKVLSSGIILYYNHHQVEEVRNTAPRVLQCFKCQRFGHTANACRSLVRCVRCSGPHPVTACPNEREATRCANCKGPHASSYRGCPTFQDILNMQRPTPVTSHIPTNTKKSIRFATPVAHTQTDTLPLRSNQQPTPAPNRTTKKTYAEATHGSSSDEASYSPRQFLDVLQAVSVIVIDIIANLFEGTFTMDQLGTQAWKSTCKYLETNNILNPVQMGIQLEHIRRNSGRHYGTSQESPV; translated from the exons ATGACCAGGAAAAGAGTTACCAGGTCAACCAGTGAAGCTCTATCAAGTTCTGAGCAGCTTAACCTCCTTCAAGACGCCACAGATTGTTGTTCTTTCAGCGAGCCTGAATCGGACAACATGCCAATCTCAGACTCTAGTGATAACAATTCAT GTCCAACCAAGGCTGCCACCAGCCATAATCATCGAGGAATCCCAGCCACGACAAGAATTCCTGAAATTGCCAATGAACTTAGAAAACTTTTCCCCCATGTTATCCTCAAAGAATTAAGACGTCTCCCAAGAGGAGGGGTTATTATCAAATGTGCCGATCCCCATAGCTACGGAACAATTCTCAAGCCATGGCCTAATAATGCCTTTAATGGTGCCAACATCTCAACGCGTATTCCGGGTAATCGGCTTCCAGGAAAAGAAGTCGTCATCCGTAGTGTTCCCTTTGATATAACCTTGGATGAAGTTAAGGAAGAATTAGAAACACAAGGTATCGAAGTCAATAAACTCATCCGCATCAAGTCACCCAAAACTGGCCTTCCAACACCTCTTATAAAAATTAGTATCCCCAATGAAAAAACGGCCGAGAAAGTTCTCTCCTCAGGAATCATATTGTATTATAACCACCATCAAGTCGAAGAAGTAAGAAACACTGCCCCAAGAGTCTTACAGTGTTTCAAGTGCCAACGCTTCGGTCACACCGCGAATGCATGCAGATCGCTTGTCCGCTGCGTCAGATGCAGTGGACCTCATCCAGTCACTGCATGCCCAAATGAGAGAGAAGCCACCCGATGCGCGAACTGTAAAGGACCTCATGCTTCATCCTACCGGGGCTGCCCCACATTCCAAGATATCCTCAACATGCAACGACCAACTCCTGTTACATCACACATCCCTACCAATACCAAAAAATCAATCCGTTTTGCCACACCAGTGGCTCACACACAAACGGACACTCTACCACTTAGAAGTAACCAACAACCCACTCCAGCACCCAACCGCACAACCAAGAAAACCTACGCTGAGGCAACCCATGGATCAAGCAGTGACGAGGCGAGTTATTCACCAAGACAGTTTTTAGACGTTTTACAAGCTGTGTCAGTAATCGTCATCGATATCATAGCCAACCTATTTGAGGGTACCTTCACTATGGATCAACTTGGTACACAAGCCTGGAAGAGTACTTGCAAATATCTAGAAACCAACAATATTCTCAACCCTGTACAAATGGGGATCCAGCTTGAACATATCAGGAGAAACAGTGGAAGACACTATGGAACCTCCCAAGAATCCCCCGTATAA